In Brachypodium distachyon strain Bd21 chromosome 2, Brachypodium_distachyon_v3.0, whole genome shotgun sequence, one genomic interval encodes:
- the LOC100826023 gene encoding uncharacterized protein LOC100826023, giving the protein MGNCLNAACKQQHREMRRRHVAVPEDREEEAACRSIGQMLLHQKEEDEEEEAVAETAAAGGMKVKVVLTRAELEWLMAQLKSGEQRLEDVLCQMGTARACNDKPPPHRDANAWRPRLECILECPEPNAGVDAT; this is encoded by the coding sequence ATGGGGAATTGCCTCAACGCGGCGtgcaagcagcagcaccgcgagatgcggcggcggcacgtgGCGGTGCCGGAGGacagagaggaggaggccgcctgCAGGAGCATAGGCCAGATGCTGCTGCACCAGAaagaagaggatgaggaagaggaggcggtggcggagacggcggcggcgggggggaTGAAGGTGAAGGTGGTGCTGACGAGGGCGGAGCTGGAGTGGCTCATGGCGCAGCTCAAGAGCGGCGAGCAGCGCCTCGAGGACGTCCTCTGCCAGATGGGCACCGCCCGCGCCTGCAACGACAAGCCGCCGCCCCACCGCGACGCCAACGCCTGGCGCCCGCGCCTCGAGTGCATCCTCGAGTGCCCCGAGCCCAACGCCGGCGTCGACGCCACTTAA